A single window of Elgaria multicarinata webbii isolate HBS135686 ecotype San Diego chromosome 17, rElgMul1.1.pri, whole genome shotgun sequence DNA harbors:
- the GDE1 gene encoding glycerophosphodiester phosphodiesterase 1 isoform X3 — protein sequence MHDDTVDRTTDGSGSLRDLTYAEIRQFNPAAKHKLWRDYRGERIPTLKEAVWESMHHDLIIYFDVKGHANQAVEALKLLYLEYPRLYNTSIVCSFMPDVIYKMRQADRNVITALTHRPWSFSHLGDGKPRFESFWKHYWMMAVDVIVDWSMHNFLWHLCGASVFLIQKNYVSQDYVNQWSSKGVQVVAWTVNTFAEKIHYENVLQTSYITDSLLEDCEPHY from the exons ATGCATGACGACACAGTAGACAGGACCACTGATGGGTCTGGAAGTTTACGTGACTTGACATATGCTGAGATTAGACAGTTTAATCCAGCTGCTAAACATAAATTATG GAGGGATTATCGTGGGGAAAGAATACCAACATTGAAAGAAGCTGTTTGGGAAAGTATGCATCATGACCTCATCATTTACTTTGATGTTAAGGGCCATGCAAATCAG GCAGTTGAAGCCCTAAAACTCCTTTACCTGGAATATCCTCGGCTGTACAACACTAGCATCGTTTGCTCTTTTATGCCAGATGTTATCTATAAG ATGAGGCAAGCTGATAGGAACGTTATAACAGCTCTGACTCACAGACCGTGGAGTTTTAGTCACCTTGGAGATGGGAAGCCTCGCTTTGAGTCCTTTTGGAAACACTACTGGATGATGGCAGTTGACGTTATCGTAGACTGGAGCATGCACAATTTTCTGTGGCACTTATGTGGAGCTTCAGTTTTTCTGATTCAGAAAAATTATGTTTCGCA GGACTACGTGAATCAGTGGTCTTCCAAAGGAGTTCAAGTTGTTGCTTGGACAGTCAACACATTTGCTGAAAAAATACACTATGAAAACGTTCTCCAGACCAGCTATATTACTGACAGCTTACTAGAGGATTGTGAACCTCACTATTAG
- the GDE1 gene encoding glycerophosphodiester phosphodiesterase 1 isoform X1 has protein sequence MFCHSEGLVAAFSTLLLATLALSRSATLSCLLTGGLYLALRLFSLEPVPPQRAQAVVQPRGNPARIAHRGGGHDAPENTLAAIRQAAENGATGVEIDLEFTADGIPILMHDDTVDRTTDGSGSLRDLTYAEIRQFNPAAKHKLWRDYRGERIPTLKEAVWESMHHDLIIYFDVKGHANQAVEALKLLYLEYPRLYNTSIVCSFMPDVIYKMRQADRNVITALTHRPWSFSHLGDGKPRFESFWKHYWMMAVDVIVDWSMHNFLWHLCGASVFLIQKNYVSQDYVNQWSSKGVQVVAWTVNTFAEKIHYENVLQTSYITDSLLEDCEPHY, from the exons atgttctGTCACTCCGAGGGCTTAGTAGCCGCCTTCTCGACGCTGCTGCTGGCGACGCTGGCGCTGAGCCGGAGCGCCACGCTCTCGTGCCTGCTGACGGGCGGCCTCTACTTGGCGCTGCGCCTCTTCAGCCTCGAGCCCGTGCCCCCTCAGCGGGCCCAGGCCGTCGTGCAGCCGCGGGGCAACCCAGCGCGCATCGCCCACCGCGGCGGCGGACACGACGCGCCCGAGAACACGCTGGCCGCCATCCGACAG GCAGCTGAGAATGGAGCAACAGGTGTGGAAATTGACCTTGAATTCACTGCTGATGGCATTCCTATCCTGATGCATGACGACACAGTAGACAGGACCACTGATGGGTCTGGAAGTTTACGTGACTTGACATATGCTGAGATTAGACAGTTTAATCCAGCTGCTAAACATAAATTATG GAGGGATTATCGTGGGGAAAGAATACCAACATTGAAAGAAGCTGTTTGGGAAAGTATGCATCATGACCTCATCATTTACTTTGATGTTAAGGGCCATGCAAATCAG GCAGTTGAAGCCCTAAAACTCCTTTACCTGGAATATCCTCGGCTGTACAACACTAGCATCGTTTGCTCTTTTATGCCAGATGTTATCTATAAG ATGAGGCAAGCTGATAGGAACGTTATAACAGCTCTGACTCACAGACCGTGGAGTTTTAGTCACCTTGGAGATGGGAAGCCTCGCTTTGAGTCCTTTTGGAAACACTACTGGATGATGGCAGTTGACGTTATCGTAGACTGGAGCATGCACAATTTTCTGTGGCACTTATGTGGAGCTTCAGTTTTTCTGATTCAGAAAAATTATGTTTCGCA GGACTACGTGAATCAGTGGTCTTCCAAAGGAGTTCAAGTTGTTGCTTGGACAGTCAACACATTTGCTGAAAAAATACACTATGAAAACGTTCTCCAGACCAGCTATATTACTGACAGCTTACTAGAGGATTGTGAACCTCACTATTAG
- the GDE1 gene encoding glycerophosphodiester phosphodiesterase 1 isoform X2 translates to MFCHSEGLVAAFSTLLLATLALSRSATLSCLLTGGLYLALRLFSLEPVPPQRAQAVVQPRGNPARIAHRGGGHDAPENTLAAIRQAAENGATGVEIDLEFTADGIPILMHDDTVDRTTDGSGSLRDLTYAEIRQFNPAAKHKLWRDYRGERIPTLKEAVWESMHHDLIIYFDVKGHANQMRQADRNVITALTHRPWSFSHLGDGKPRFESFWKHYWMMAVDVIVDWSMHNFLWHLCGASVFLIQKNYVSQDYVNQWSSKGVQVVAWTVNTFAEKIHYENVLQTSYITDSLLEDCEPHY, encoded by the exons atgttctGTCACTCCGAGGGCTTAGTAGCCGCCTTCTCGACGCTGCTGCTGGCGACGCTGGCGCTGAGCCGGAGCGCCACGCTCTCGTGCCTGCTGACGGGCGGCCTCTACTTGGCGCTGCGCCTCTTCAGCCTCGAGCCCGTGCCCCCTCAGCGGGCCCAGGCCGTCGTGCAGCCGCGGGGCAACCCAGCGCGCATCGCCCACCGCGGCGGCGGACACGACGCGCCCGAGAACACGCTGGCCGCCATCCGACAG GCAGCTGAGAATGGAGCAACAGGTGTGGAAATTGACCTTGAATTCACTGCTGATGGCATTCCTATCCTGATGCATGACGACACAGTAGACAGGACCACTGATGGGTCTGGAAGTTTACGTGACTTGACATATGCTGAGATTAGACAGTTTAATCCAGCTGCTAAACATAAATTATG GAGGGATTATCGTGGGGAAAGAATACCAACATTGAAAGAAGCTGTTTGGGAAAGTATGCATCATGACCTCATCATTTACTTTGATGTTAAGGGCCATGCAAATCAG ATGAGGCAAGCTGATAGGAACGTTATAACAGCTCTGACTCACAGACCGTGGAGTTTTAGTCACCTTGGAGATGGGAAGCCTCGCTTTGAGTCCTTTTGGAAACACTACTGGATGATGGCAGTTGACGTTATCGTAGACTGGAGCATGCACAATTTTCTGTGGCACTTATGTGGAGCTTCAGTTTTTCTGATTCAGAAAAATTATGTTTCGCA GGACTACGTGAATCAGTGGTCTTCCAAAGGAGTTCAAGTTGTTGCTTGGACAGTCAACACATTTGCTGAAAAAATACACTATGAAAACGTTCTCCAGACCAGCTATATTACTGACAGCTTACTAGAGGATTGTGAACCTCACTATTAG